In Sebastes fasciatus isolate fSebFas1 chromosome 24, fSebFas1.pri, whole genome shotgun sequence, the following are encoded in one genomic region:
- the LOC141762942 gene encoding uncharacterized protein LOC141762942 — protein sequence MAGKTGTLVLWTLAAVLLSGHIYTETDAPDDPVVDSEERGGYLGEPAVDSDQLLYRRHAALTRRKRNILFPSGVKLCSQETLDEAVANHLNYFHLRVCQETVWEAFKIFWDRLPERDEYQDWVGRCMDGSLSVMDIGSFFSQSEEHTDLIRTRVALAAAAMNSVTITPGPPPCSSESTSSVQTAGSLRPADVIFIGSDTADHDDLPPGFEFTAWTAPPSATEGSVQDAATSRTRTSEPAIAAMPEDTEDVQDVEDIAEDTVEVEVADSVTHKPFAGIVEEDPTEEEDVVEDVDVPDVTPEGEEPPSEIMAEVVPTEATVGFYTKPTTVPATLEELGQEVPSEPGALAPSEGLSEQTPEITSNVVVGPEVQEAPDSSLDFTPDEALTDEVEETVPDAPELVEVAIPEEPEDDILKPPVEHPSEAAVEVQVSTDATPTVFLITDPEEEAEIFIKVTPEQESVSVPSQTSDRIPEQESVSVPSQSSVRTTTDEIAVEVSKAPGGKPTLTEPAVVILQDDQDEDTSDDTEEVPPNTTVEATVTVQDTVEPSVRVTVEEEPAEATIETAIIEERPVETVGEGTIEGEETPEEPTEPVVKEGTGVIEFAQEAEPVVEPTGETVQEPEPVQETEEVVEPTGDAAKEAEPVVEPTGETVQEAEPVQETEEVEPTGDAAKEAEPVVEPTGETVQEPEPVQETEEVVEPTGGAAKEAEPTEETVEIVEPTGGATKEAEPTEETVQEPGPVQETEEVVEPTGGAAKEAEPTEETVEIVEPTGGAAKEAEPTEEKVQEPEPVQETVETVKPTGDAAKEAEPTVKTVQDPEPVQESVEVVEPTGGAAKEAEPAEATKPTGEPAQVVEPVEETAEETEPTKEPAKEAELVEEIAEEKEPKGEPAQVVEPTQEAELVEEIAEEKEPTGEPPQVVEPTQEAELVEEIAEEKEPTGEPTQVVEPVEETELIEERAQEAEPVQEIAEETEPTEEPAQVVEPIEETELVEGIAKETEPTGEPAQVVEPVEETELVQEIAEEKEPTGGPAQVVEPVEETEPTREAELVEEIAEEKEPAAEPAQVVEPIEETELVEEIAEEQEPTGGTAQEAEPEVVTDEDKMDLAIKSVDISQEAAGGEPLEDRDEAGSEEPEEVSVAEEVVPDTVDATPPEFDEEITPDIVVVPEDDVEDTPEPEVTGEPPGGPEAEVPPEPTRKTTTPLVEAASEAPESFPEKEIVPEAPSETSPEIVTLARPETTSGVPDEPVLEVAPGPSEDQVVPEEVEGTSPDVKAEETMTEAPVEVTSESFAQVTPEMTQASAVDVTLGVTTKYVPEYNNGNFPHPTERPDDLEDNFLGNNDFGFEEENAIGNEIDETLLWPSKTLKVQVVELSIKLRAETYNDALRDPSSFQYQQLAKHFTRRIEDAFDRLPGFKSVYVVEFRPQKDLERGLVVLVHYAITLEVDSSSGIANDTLDFISLQNNLVEKNYPGAAEQPTVVYTITDFRNYITEALHKDNLLSNSSLAMQTDALRLENAENLLPIVKPTIRPSDAFDNMDNILAAEKPPDAPIHEVESNIFLNKDDFLFDPFDEWKVPQVEVVSENDVFMFDDITIPTPAADFPKKTIGRENIEDEGFLESNAPAAGDDPREDLAVGPRGSSAAVAPPPPVKPQTGSEATLDGGSGSGFSGDGQGDDLWARQPATSSYETSFYEEGDGSLEVLPPPDLEETEDEDEDEEAFTVESPTTDKEDVIAMEFTNASPLQTTTVPAFEKSVLDGGIEEPFLDQVLVTQHISTDPRYSTTTGAPVFSPERTLTVELSVQTVEASGIYDDDDDSLTGPHTLTAPVTDPPEPEARTREAPVFAGPTDSAVRLPETAEDVEVTTDAAIELPVATVGSESEEYVPEKEEVEVIVAPEAPEVPDTDTSSTEASPTFVEVQAVTVKESSLDTITVESPELKIFTENPKLLPPETEDHDEVEILEEQHIIGVADPVITTTLAVGIQDEDLVVDEVMVVTTTTAAPVLTSSVSPDHSRSIALSPEKESPFTRVSDSAPDDEEPVDHEHMNHEDVDEVPMNPTSAVPHLKPSVVVVDKTEGASTDAVEASPGDLLTTLTNASESESGSVTLQTSLLQEVNNTTPAATEIQPLDFSEVPSIDVSFDVFPYGGVAVEGDSSGFYSGAQGSDLDAFALPTRPGKALTVFFRLRVTNMAFSLDLFNKSSPEYKALEQRFLELLVPYLQTNLNNFQNLEILNFRNGSIVVNSRMRFGKPVPRGVDNVVYLILEDFANTAYQTMNLSIDKHSLDVESGDRADPCKFQDCNDFSRCQVNRWSGEAECVCAAGYLSVDGLPCQSVCEVQPNFCLNDGKCDVIPGKGAICRCRVGENWWYRGEHCEEYVSEPLVVGIAIASVAGFLLVAAGIIFFLARTLREQYDGEDSEDPLRRGNSPPTLERATKLDPTFESDQVTAQYYRRYNDDNAPHYSSHAGAGGSRDLDRALEIQHICQNTTLTQEEIQERLRIIELCARDQHFADFVRQTQLFLDRTGSSNT from the exons CTCTGAATCAACGTCCAGCGTCCAGACGGCCGGATCACTGAGACCagcag ACGTCATCTTCATCGGCTCGGACACAGCTGACCACGATGACCTTCCACCGGGCTTCGAGTTCACTGCTTGGACCGCTCCACCTTCTGCAACCGAAGGGTCGGTTCAAGACGCTGCAACATCCAGAACCAGGACCTCTGAGCCTGCGATCGCTGCCATGCCAGAAGACACTGAAGACGTCCAGGACGTTGAGGACATTGCGGAGGATACGGTAGAGGTGGAGGTCGCTGACTCTGTTACCCACAAGCCCTTTGCTGGGATTGTTGAGGAAGACCCaacagaagaggaggatgtAGTGGAAGATGTGGATGTACCTGATGTCACCCCAGAAGGTGAGGAGCCACCCTCAGAGATCATGGCTGAAGTGGTCCCCACAGAAGCTACTGTTGGGTTTTACACAAAGCCCACTACGGTACCGGCCACACTGGAAGAATTAGGACAGGAAGTACCCTCGGAGCCCGGGGCCCTGGCTCCGTCAGAAGGCCTATCCGAGCAGACACCTGAGATAACCTCCAACGTCGTTGTGGGCCCAGAAGTTCAAGAAGCTCCAGATAGTTCTTTGGATTTCACCCCAGACGAAGCCTTGACTGATGAGGTTGAGGAAACTGTACCAGATGCACCTGAATTAGTTGAGGTGGCAATTCCTGAGGAACCTGAAGATGACATACTGAAACCACCTGTAGAACATCCTTCAGAGGCCGCTGTAGAAGTTCAGGTCAGCACCGATGCAACTCCAACTGTATTTTTGATAACAGAtccagaagaagaagcagaaatatttattaaagtGACTCCAGAACAAGAATCTGTCTCGGTTCCTTCCCAGACCTCCGACCGGATCCCAGAACAAGAATCTGTCTCGGTTCCTTCCCAGTCGTCCGTCCGGACCACAACAGACGAGATAGCAGTAGAAGTTAGTAAAGCGCCAGGCGGCAAACCAACCCTGACCGAGCCAGCCGTAGTGATCTTACAAGATGACCAGGATGAAGACACCTCCGATGACACTGAGGAGGTTCCACCAAACACTACAGTGGAGGCAACCGTTACCGTACAGGATACAGTAGAACCTTCGGTACGTGTCACAGTAGAAGAAGAACCAGCTGAAGCTACAATAGAAACAGCAATCATTGAAGAACGGCCAGTAGAGACAGTAGGAGAAGGAACAATTGAAGGTGAAGAAACACCAGAGGAACCCACAGAACCTGTAGTGAAAGAAGGAACAGGTGTTATTGAATTTGCACAAGAAGCAGAACCTGTAGTAGAACCTACAGGAGAAACTGTGCAAGAACCAGAACCTGTTCAAGAAACTGAAGAAGTAGTAGAACCTACAGGAGATGCTGCAAAAGAAGCAGAACCTGTTGTAGAACCTACAGGAGAAACTGTGCAAGAAGCAGAACCTGTTCAAGAAACTGAAGAAGTAGAACCTACAGGAGATGCTGCAAAAGAAGCAGAACCTGTAGTAGAACCTACAGGAGAAACTGTGCAAGAACCAGAACCTGTTCAAGAAACTGAAGAAGTAGTAGAACCTACAGGAGGTGCTGCAAAAGAAGCAGAACCTACAGAAGAAACTGTGGAAATAGTAGAACCTACAGGAGGTGCCACAAAAGAAGCAGAACCTACAGAAGAAACTGTGCAAGAACCAGGACCTGTTCAAGAAACTGAAGAAGTAGTAGAACCTACAGGAGGTGCTGCAAAAGAAGCAGAACCTACAGAAGAAACTGTAGAAATAGTAGAACCTACAGGAGGTGCTGCAAAAGAAGCAGAACCTACAGAAGAAAAAGTGCAAGAACCAGAACCTGTTCAAGAAACTGTAGAAACAGTAAAACCTACAGGGGATGCTGCAAAAGAAGCAGAACCTACAGTAAAAACTGTACAAGATCCAGAACCTGTTCAAGAATCTGTAGAAGTAGTAGAACCTACAGGAGGTGCTGCAAAGGAAGCAGAACCTGCTGAAGCGACAAAACCCACAGGAGAACCAGCACAAGTTGTGGAACCTGTAGAAGAGACAGCAGAAGAGACAGAACCCACCAAAGAACCAGCAAAAGAAGCAGAACTAGTAGAAGAAATTGCAGAGGAGAAGGAACCCAAAGGAGAACCAGCACAAGTAGTGGAACCAACGCAAGAAGCAGAACTTGTAGAAGAAATTGCAGAGGAGAAGGAACCCACAGGAGAACCACCACAAGTAGTGGAACCAACGCAAGAAGCAGAACTTGTAGAAGAAATTGCAGAGGAGAAAGAACCCACAGGAGAACCAACACAAGTAGTGGAACCTGTAGAAGAAACAGAACTCATAGAAGAACGAGCACAAGAAGCAGAACCCGTACAAGAAATTGCAGAGGAAACGGAACCCACAGAAGAACCAGCACAAGTAGTGGAACCTATAGAAGAAACAGAACTCGTAGAAGGAATTGCAAAGGAGACGGAACCCACAGGAGAACCAGCCCAAGTCGTGGAACCTGTTGAAGAAACAGAACTCGTACAAGAAATTGCAGAGGAGAAGGAACCTACAGGAGGACCAGCCCAAGTCGTGGAACCTGTTGAAGAAACAGAACCCACCAGAGAAGCAGAACTGGTAGAAGAAATTGCAGAGGAGAAGGAACCTGCAGCAGAACCAGCCCAAGTTGTGGAACCTATTGAAGAAACAGAACTCGTAGAAGAAATTGCAGAGGAGCAGGAACCTACAGGAGGAACTGCACAAGAAGCGGAACCTGAAGTAGTAACTGATGAGGATAAAATGGATCTTGCCATAAAATCCGTAGATATCTCACAAGAAGCAGCCGGAGGGGAACCATTGGAGGATCGAGACGAAGCGGGTTCTGAGGAACCGGAGGAGGTTAGTGTTGCCGAGGAAGTCGTCCCAGACACTGTTGATGCAACGCCACCAGAGTTTGATGAAGAGATCACTCCAGATATCGTTGTCGTCCCAGAAGACGACGTGGAGGACACTCCTGAACCAGAGGTAACCGGGGAACCTCCAGGAGGGCCTGAGGCAGAAGTACCACCAGAACCCACCAGGAAGACTACTACACCGTTGGTTGAGGCTGCAAGTGAAGCTCCAGAATCTTTCCCTGAGAAAGAAATAGTCCCAGAGGCTCCAAGTGAAACCTCTCCAGAAATTGTGACTCTTGCCCGTCCAGAGACGACCTCAGGGGTTCCCGACGAGCCGGTTCTGGAGGTTGCACCTGGACCAAGTGAGGACCAGGTTGTCCCAGAGGAAGTTGAGGGTACCTCCCCAGATGTTAAAGCAGAAGAAACCATGACGGAGGCTCCAGTAGAGGTCACCTCCGAGTCTTTTGCCCAAGTCACCCCAGAAATGACGCAGGCTTCTGCTGTGGATGTCACTTTAGGGGTTACAACCAAGTACGTACCGGAGTACAACAACGGCAACTTCCCCCACCCAACAGAGAGGCCGGATGACTTGGAGGACAACTTCCTGGGAAACAACGACTTTGGGTTCGAGGAGGAGAACGCT ATCGGTAACGAGATCGACGAGACGCTGCTGTGGCCCTCGAAGACTCTGAAGGTCCAGGTGGTGGAGCTGAGCATCAAGCTGAGAGCAGAAACCTACAACGACGCTCTGAGAGACCCGAGCAGCTTCCAGTACCAGCAGCTCGCCAAACACTTCACCCGCCGG ATCGAAGACGCCTTCGACAGGCTGCCGGGCTTCAAGAGCGTCTACGTGGTCGAGTTCag ACCTCAGAAGGACCTGGAGCG GGGTCTGGTGGTTCTGGTCCACTACGCCATCACCCTGGAGGTGGACAGCAGCAGCGGCATCGCCAACGACACGCTGGACTTCATCTCTCTGCAGAACAACCTGGTAGAAAAGAACTACCCCGGAGCCGCCGAGCAGCCCACCGTCGTCTACACCATCACCGACTTCCGCAACTACATCACTGAGGCTCTGCACAAGGACAACTTGCTGAGCAACAGCAGCCTGGCGATGCAGACGGACGCTCTGCGGCTGGAGAACG CGGAGAACTTGTTACCGATTGTGAAACCTACGATCCGACCGTCCGACGCCTTCGACAACATG GATAACATCCTCGCTGCAGAGAAGCCTCCCGACGCTCCGATCCACGAGGTGGAAAGCAACATCTTCCTCAACAAAGACGACTTCCTGTTCGACCCCTTCGACGAGTGGAAAGTCCCCCAGGTTGAGGTGGTGAGCGAGAACGACGTCTTCATGTTCGACGACATCACGATTCCGACACCCGCCGCCGATTTCCCCAAGAAGACCATCGGGAGAGAGA ATATTGAAGATGAGGGATTCCTTGAAAGTAATGCTCCTGCCGCCGGTGACGACCCCCGAGAGGACCTTGCGGTTGGTCCCAGAGGCTCCTCTGCAGCCGTCGCCCCTCCACCGCCGGTGAAACCACAAACAGGCTCTGAGGCCACGCTGGACGGAGGATCTGGCTCTGGTTTCTCTGGAGACGGCCAGGGTGACGATCTCTGGGCCCGGCAGCCGGCGACATCCTCTTACGAGACTAGCTTCTACGAGGAGGGGGACGGCAGCCTGGAGGTGCTACCGCCGCCTGACCTGGAGGAGACCGAGGACGAAGATGAAGACGAGGAGGCCTTCACCGTTGAGTCGCCAACCACTGACAAAGAGGACGTAATTGCGATGGAGTTCACCAATGCTTCCCCTTTGCAGACAACAACAGTTCCTGCTTTTGAAAAATCAGTGCTGGATGGAGGCATTGAGGAACCTTTCTTGGACCAGGTTTTAGTTACGCAGCACATCAGTACAGACCCTCGTTACTCAACCACCACCGGAGCACCTGTATTCTCACCCGAAAGAACCTTGACTGTTGAACTTTCAGTGCAAACAGTGGAGGCATCCGGCATCtatgacgatgacgatgactCCTTGACCGGACCACATACCCTCACGGCGCCAGTCACAGATCCTCCTGAACCTGAAGCTAGGACTCGCGAGGCCCCTGTTTTTGCAGGGCCAACTGATTCCGCAGTCAGGCTTCCAGAAACCGCTGAAGATGTGGAAGTAACTACTGATGCAGCAATAGAGCTTCCAGTGGCTACCGTTGGGTCTGAATCAGAAGAATATGTACCCGAGAAGGAGGAGGTTGAAGTTATTGTTGCGCCTGAAGCACCTGAAGTCCCTGACACTGACACTTCCTCTACCGAAGCGTCACCTACGTTTGTAGAAGTCCAGGCAGTCACAGTCAAAGAATCCAGCCTTGATACGATCACCGTAGAATCACCAGAACTTAAGATATTCACGGAAAATCCTAAATTGCTGCCGCCAGAAACCGAAGACCACGATGAGGTAGAAATTTTAGAGGAGCAACACATCATCGGCGTCGCCGATCCTGTGATAACGACGACGCTGGCGGTTGGTATCCAAGACGAGGATCTGGTTGTGGATGAAGTCATGGTTGTCACCACGACGACTGCTGCTCCGGTCCTCACTTCTTCTGTAAGTCCAGACCACAGCAGAAGCATCGCTCTCTCGCCTGAGAAGGAATCACCATTCACTCGAGTGTCGGATTCGGCGCCGGATGACGAGGAACCGGTTGACCATGAGCACATGAACCATGAAGACGTTGACGAAGTTCCAATGAATCCGACTTCAGCTGTTCCTCATTTGAAGCCATCGGTGGtggttgtggacaaaacagaaGGTGCTTCAACGGATGCCGTAGAAGCATCGCCAGGAGACTTGTTAACCACCTTGACGAATGCTTCAGAGAGTGAATCAGGTAGTGTTACCCTCCAAACTTCCTTGCTTCAGGAAGTCAACAACACCACCCCCGCCGCGACCGAGATCCAACCCTTAGATTTTTCTGAGGTGCCGAGCATCGACGTCAGCTTCGATGTGTTCCCGTATGGCGGTGTGGCAGTTGAAGGTGACAGCAGCGGCTTCTACAGTGGGGCTCAGGGTTCAGACCTGGACGCCTTCGCATTGCCGACCCGACCCGGCAAGGCCCTGACGGTGTTCTTCAGGCTCAGGGTGACCAACATGGCATTCTCCTTGGACCTCTTCAACAAGAGCTCCCCTGAGTACAAGGCCTTGGAGCAACGCTTCCTAGAACTG CTGGTCCCGTACCTTCAGACCAACCTGAACAACTTCCAGAACCTGGAGATCCTCAACTTCAGGAACGGCAGCATCGTGGTGAACAGCAGGATGAGGTTCGGTAAGCCAGTTCCCAGAGGGGTCGACAACGTGGTCTACCTCATCCTGGAGGACTTCGCCAACACCGCTTACCAGACCATGAACCTGTCCATCGACAAGCACTCGCTGGACGTCGAGTCAG gTGACCGGGCCGACCCCTGTAAGTTCCAGGACTGTAACGACTTCTCCAGGTGTCAGGTCAACAGGTGGTCCGGTGAGGCCGAGTGCGTGTGCGCCGCCGGCTACCTGAGCGTGGACGGCCTGCCGTGTCAGAGCGTCTGCGAGGTGCAGCCCAACTTCTGCCTCAACGACGGCAAATGTGACGTCATCCCCGGCAAGGGCGCCATCTGCAG GTGTCGGGTCGGAGAGAACTGGTGGTATCGCGGTGAGCACTGCGAGGAGTACGTCTCCGAGCCGCTGGTGGTTGGCATCGCCATCGCCTCGGTGGCCGGCTTCCTCCTGGTGGCGGCCGGCATCATCTTCTTCCTGGCACGGACGCTGCGAGAGCAGTACGACGGGGAGGACAGCGAGGACCCGCTACG ACGGGGAAACAGTCCGCCAACGCTGGAGCGCGCCACCAAGTTGGACCCCACGTTTGAGAGCGACCAGGTCACCGCCCAGTACTACCGGCGCTACAATGACGACAACGCGCCCCACTACAGCAGCCACGCCGGCGCCGGCGGCTCCAGAGACCTCGACAGGGCTCTCGAGATACAACACATCTGCCAGAACACCACGCTCACCCAGGAG GAGATCCAGGAGCGTCTGAGGATCATCGAGTTGTGCGCCAGAGATCAACACTTTGCAGACTTTGTGCGACAGACTCAATT ATTCCTGGACAGGACAGGAAGCTCCAACACGTAG